One Eurosta solidaginis isolate ZX-2024a chromosome 1, ASM4086904v1, whole genome shotgun sequence genomic window, CCGCGCTTATAAAACAGGTAAaattctagttgaggggtcgactgctaatccGCCAttcaaaatatcgagagaggtgtcaagacgcgtattgacctcgagaacaataatccgaaggcggaaaaggaaAATTGTatccctgtccggagatatttgtaattgaagttggcgattttcatgtggttgttgtaatgttgttgtacccacaaacaaaattgtggtagcgtattagcatttgacccctcaactagacttttaccataagaaattaccctgggtggagaccaaaactatatccgcgcaaaacacttatgttaaacattttttttgtgggtacgacaacattacaacaaaaacatgaaaatCGTcatcttcaactgcaaatatctgcaGACagatataaaatgtttcttttccgccttcggattattgttgtcgaggtcaatacgagtcttttgacacctctcgatatttttggtaacgtattagcagtcgactcctcaactagacttttgctTATATTTCTATGTTTAATGCTAAAATGAATATAAGATGACACTTCCTCAAAagatacaaaaatattaaaaaacaaacaaatatcaTTAAAGCGGGATAATTTTGATTAAagattttactgattttctatatgtggagccaagtaaccatcacATATTTAAcatcagagctgtaaaactgtgcaatcatttgaaattttaaatcattgatttaagaatgctttctCTTCATTTGTTCATTCCTTGCTAAGGAATGTGGgttaaaagtcaacccattcttcattcagtagtggaaaaaaagaataccatagattagattgatacgaatcttttgtttacgctctcatattttcgctctcacgagggatttatcttctagttgttgctggcaacaatcacagataaatccctcgcgccagctgaagcgggtgccagaacaaaaaatgtgccagccgaaacgaaaaacgtgccaaaaattttggtaaacgttagtttgacctacaactgtagaatagcgttcaaaaattatgggaaaaaggataaaaatacttgttttagtgtaagtattattagttcgaaggcggagagtaaatatttcccattcaaaagttatcactaaaaacagggtttgtaaatatgaactcccgatgcaaccagtccattttgatcacagaacctggaacgccagacatgtagaataagccctatccattaaataatgtttactattatatcataggtccgatttactgaaatttcaaaagaatatatggttttcactgcgagttaaatgcgttacaatatttgactaattaatttaatcgaaatgttagttttacttagatttgtttatatttaactctaactagtcgtagtattgtaaaataactataaggaaataaacattttacgactatcattttattaaatgattgaaactataatcgccgaaatgtatgtcaaaaatccccattttcagatctattcatttttgtttggagtggcatcattgataaatgttataaaaaatgtgcattttggcagcgctctctcgaaacaaagagttgcaaatccattcatctatgaagAATGCACTCCCCAACTCATTCgtagaaagaatgaagtaattgaatgaaacacaaatatttttcaacacagaataagcattcaaatgagtgcagcctttgctgagtgtgcacacacttttctagtaccaatcaattatgaaaaatgtcgtacatgcacaaaacccgctcaaatatcacatgggtgcttttaattaaagctacttcaaaatatcaacacaaaaatttaattattggttGTGATGACCAGTTTTTCCATATTAAAAAGACAATATAGTacgaagaagttaactggaaaagtattcatattgaaattttcctaaaaatttaataataaaaaaagcaaattacaaatatttcaacatttctGTTCCGAAAactgtcatcgttctaaataagtgttgccaatgtgccatataaaaggcttTCATTAAAAGTAGTAGCCTAGATTTGcacgtcctcaattggtgattaaacaattgaagaaaaggcaatacattataaaagctcttaaaTTCCGCCATATATTCTTCAtagcggtatatggtcaaatactgtatctataccggtttgtgagtttgcaaattgcaatagcaatatcctattttctaagaaaaatattattctaaacacaatagtttgtaattacagtccTTTAAAGTAGGCTCTttaggtagttgtagcttttttgatagcaaggatattaactttgaatacaaatctgctcaagtaagatagaattcaaccaaaCAATTTCAATCTTTTACCAATGTCGTGCAAATAGGCAGAGGGACTATTCTCAaccactcgggtcctatatttatattccgtcaaacactgttAAAATAGCAGCTGTAAAAAAACTGAAGTCCGATGGAGCTAGTCAATAATCTCTGAAGAGTTTTTCccaatggaacatttttttttgtggcacagatgaaggaaaacggggaaggtgAATCAGGTGAATAGCAAAAGCCTGAATCAccgtaggacgatgccatggaaatagACATATGTTTATAAAATTCTCGGAATTatgaagctccaacgaaatcgcgaGTTTCCCGCGGGATTTACCTAAAAATGAAACCAATCAACTCACAAGATCACCATGGCTCTGTTtaacatgatggaattatagaaggtggcgcattgcgcatgtaaacattagttcagcagtttttatgggcaatttttacgttatTTTCCTTCAGCTCTGATTTTTTTCTCTCTTCCTTTCATTCGCTGAaccagtcaagtgtgacgtagttgcgcagaacgaagcaattttgaactcgtgaatgcacaatcttctgcgTGTGATTTGTGTTAAAACTGCACAATGCGCCACCTTCCATAATTCAATCTTGCATATTTAACATGATGgaatattagcagtcgacccctcaactagactattaccacaaATTatttggctcacaaattgaacagacttctatctggatgtatctggctcaaatcattgttgttgcatttacatgcaaaattatttctcTGGCTCAGGTTCTTTGCGACGTGATGATGGCTAATACAACTATATTTTAATTCGACTGTTACTACGTACGGGCCGTTAATTCTTGTTGGGTGTTTGTCGTGTGATTGATATGCTTGACACACAAATCAGATTGAAATAAAATAGCACGGCAGCACTCTACTTGATTATCAGCTGTTTTATAGCATTTTAATACATTTGATGAAAGCGAAGATTTTTCAGCCAAAATAAGTAAAAGGTATAGTGCAAGATTCAATCCTTTGtcaaaaagtaaattaaaataacagAGAAGCAACATTTGTTGCTTCTCTAACTTAATAACTAATCGTTGAAAGTGTGTAAAAGGGTTTTAGGGGGGAAAAGTGACGAGTTAAAAAATCCCTAACTACATCATATTTTAAGGAGTATTCTAAACGGGAGCATTCTTGCTGTAAGTTttgatttaattaattatataattcataattttgattattttaacaACACAAAAGTTCCATAAGCGCGGAAATAGACTCGCATGTAAGCAAAGAAAAGAATTGTCCATGATTGTAAGATTTCTGCTTCAACGATTTTATTTGAACATATGCACATCCAATCAGAGAAATTAAAACCATCCCAACTCTGTTTGCAGCCGATAAAATATAAAGTAATGTCATTATGCGACCAAGGTGACATATTAACTTTAAACACTTCTACTGCAATCACAATCGAAAGAACAACTACATCATGAATAACGATTCAAAGTTGAGGGAAGTCCACAGTGAGTCATTAACAACAAGCCCACATATATACACAAAATCAATTTTGGCCGCGTTTGACTGGAAAGAATTTGCATGTGGCTGTGGTGCCGCCTTTATAAATATAGGTTTTACCTATCCAATCTACAAAATGATTTTTCGCCAAATGCTCCATGGGGTGCCAATGACATCAGCCTTCAGTCAATTAAGGCACGAAGGCTTGGGATTTCTTTATCGTGGCATATTTCCACCAATGGCTCAAAAGACTATATCTTTATCTATAATGTTTGGTGTCTTTGACGGAACGCGTCGATATTTAATTGACAACTTTAATATGAATGCTTATACAGTTAAAATAGTTGCCGGTATATCGTCGGGTACTGTCGAAGCGGTACTTCTTCCCTTCGAAAGAATACAAACCCTTCTTGCACACTCTAAATACCATGAGTATTTCGCTAACACTCCTCGAGCAATCAAGTAAGTTTATTTGCCTTTAATAATGTTAAATGAATGGAAATGTTTCTTTGCACATGCCAGTATATGCTCACACCCTTATATACGTAAGAAAGAATCTCTTCCCACCAATGcgagtttaaaaaataataataataaagaattTCAATTTTTTCATAATATGCTAGGAGACCAAATATATATAATTGAAAAAGATAAAAATTCTGATAC contains:
- the LOC137236679 gene encoding mitochondrial nicotinamide adenine dinucleotide transporter SLC25A51, which codes for MNNDSKLREVHSESLTTSPHIYTKSILAAFDWKEFACGCGAAFINIGFTYPIYKMIFRQMLHGVPMTSAFSQLRHEGLGFLYRGIFPPMAQKTISLSIMFGVFDGTRRYLIDNFNMNAYTVKIVAGISSGTVEAVLLPFERIQTLLAHSKYHEYFANTPRAINYVLVHHGFLELYRGIVPVLWRNGPSNAMFFMLREEMSLLLPETTSKANKTAQDFVAGAVIGASISTIFYPFNVIKVAMQSEMGQKSASMWTICKRIYFERGNRIKYFYRGCGFNSFRSFLSWGIMNTAYENLKKLIS